A section of the Thermotoga caldifontis AZM44c09 genome encodes:
- a CDS encoding SpoIIE family protein phosphatase, translating into MLTCQIDHAKKNKSGEEICGDSICVKKSSERVVAAVSDGLGSGIKASILSTLTAKMAATMLFHGVPLDEVVTSILKTLPICKVRGISYANFCCMVYDAKANKCTVVEYEFPVVLYLRDGQPIELEKEERTIEGRRILLSRITPKENDLLFVMTDGVSQAGMGTTEFPLGFGVKNILREIQSLLKYKLLPTDIVNHLVKLAQHLDRETRGDDALAMVAYFRPLHVLNIFVGPPEDKSKDESMVKRFLSMPGKKVICGGTTAQIFERVLGKKVQIELDTISFDSPPVGKLEGFELVTEGIVTLTHIFRYLEGQQNTLSLAPQMLLNLLLEADEINFVVGRAINPAHQNPLFSHDVSLKFRLVHDIARILRERGKIVNVEYC; encoded by the coding sequence ATGCTCACGTGCCAGATAGATCATGCGAAGAAGAACAAATCTGGTGAAGAAATCTGCGGAGATTCTATATGTGTGAAGAAGAGTTCCGAAAGGGTCGTCGCCGCCGTCTCGGACGGTCTTGGCAGTGGCATCAAAGCGAGCATACTCTCGACGCTCACGGCAAAGATGGCTGCCACGATGCTCTTCCACGGTGTTCCGCTCGACGAGGTGGTCACGTCGATACTGAAAACGTTGCCCATCTGCAAAGTCAGGGGTATAAGTTACGCGAACTTCTGCTGCATGGTGTACGATGCGAAGGCCAACAAATGCACCGTGGTGGAGTACGAATTCCCCGTGGTCCTCTATCTGAGAGATGGACAGCCGATCGAACTCGAAAAAGAGGAACGAACCATAGAGGGAAGAAGGATCCTGCTGAGCAGGATCACACCGAAAGAGAACGACCTGCTCTTCGTGATGACCGACGGAGTTTCTCAGGCAGGAATGGGCACCACCGAGTTCCCACTCGGTTTCGGCGTGAAGAACATCTTGAGAGAGATCCAGTCGCTTCTGAAATACAAACTTTTGCCCACCGATATCGTGAACCACCTCGTGAAACTCGCGCAACATCTGGACAGAGAAACGAGGGGCGACGATGCTCTCGCAATGGTCGCATACTTCAGGCCCTTGCACGTGCTCAACATCTTCGTGGGGCCTCCAGAGGACAAGAGCAAGGACGAATCGATGGTCAAACGCTTTCTGAGCATGCCTGGAAAGAAGGTCATCTGCGGTGGCACCACGGCACAGATCTTCGAGCGCGTTCTCGGCAAGAAGGTGCAGATCGAGCTCGACACGATCTCTTTCGATTCTCCGCCTGTGGGAAAGCTCGAAGGTTTTGAGCTCGTCACCGAAGGCATCGTCACGCTCACCCACATATTCAGATACCTCGAAGGCCAGCAGAACACGCTCAGCCTCGCTCCGCAGATGCTTTTGAATCTCTTGCTCGAAGCCGACGAGATCAACTTCGTCGTGGGTAGAGCCATCAACCCGGCGCATCAGAATCCCCTGTTCAGCCACGATGTTTCGCTCAAGTTCAGGCTCGTTCATGACATCGCACGCATTCTGAGAGAGCGCGGAAAGATCGTGAACGTGGAGTACTGCTGA
- the nuoE gene encoding NADH-quinone oxidoreductase subunit NuoE — translation MERTYEAVEQILRKYNYRRENLVKILLEVQKLHRYLSKDVIHYVAVALQLPPAKVYGVATFYAQFSLKPKGEYTILICDGTACHMEGSTSLIKAIEEEIGIKPGEVTKDLKFSLDCVGCLGACALAPAMVINDEVYGNLTPEKVKEILRSLRGDGDAQKSN, via the coding sequence TTGGAAAGAACATACGAAGCGGTTGAACAGATCTTGAGGAAGTACAACTACAGAAGAGAGAACCTTGTCAAGATCCTACTGGAAGTTCAGAAGCTTCACCGTTACCTTTCGAAAGACGTGATCCATTACGTCGCCGTCGCGTTGCAACTACCACCAGCCAAAGTGTACGGTGTGGCCACCTTCTACGCCCAGTTCTCGCTGAAGCCCAAGGGAGAATACACGATCCTGATCTGCGATGGAACAGCCTGCCATATGGAAGGTTCTACGAGTCTGATCAAGGCGATCGAGGAAGAGATAGGCATCAAACCGGGTGAGGTCACGAAAGATCTCAAGTTCAGTCTGGACTGTGTTGGATGTCTCGGAGCGTGTGCGCTCGCACCCGCGATGGTGATAAACGATGAGGTCTACGGCAACCTCACGCCGGAAAAGGTGAAAGAAATCCTTCGAAGCCTAAGGGGTGATGGCGATGCTCAGAAATCTAACTGA